The Drechmeria coniospora strain ARSEF 6962 chromosome 02, whole genome shotgun sequence genome has a segment encoding these proteins:
- a CDS encoding Metallophosphoesterase domain protein, whose amino-acid sequence MQLSAAVGVTFLVVFLLDRNYRVLPNAIHGYMPTHHPGLVLTDITIATCSSVNVFSSCDLDPKVWHRIDKELYVGRTWTSRAYMFVSRKHEDDIKPDDSVIMDVAVGRLNPGKPDDADQWESRPGGLWVKRSKKRKSTDSPAVVTDADVLFGDDAVEARDGWEIKGTPLLLKSSSKILSVHLTIHRGTQKERKKPKPRIPETGRFKIMQIADLHLSNGVGVCREAIPDSYGGGKCEADPRTLDFVIKMLDEEKPDFVVLSGDQVNGSTAPDAPTAIFKIVSLLIKRKIPYVSIFGNHDDERSMSRAGQMALMESLPFCLSQAGPVEVDGVGNYYVEILARGGSDHSALTIYLFDTHSYSPNEKKYPGYDWVKPSQIEWFKRTASKLKANHEEYTHRHMDIAFIHIPMTEYANPDLPRVGEWREGVTAPVFNSGFRDALVEEGIVMVSAGHDHCNDYCSLSLQGDPDPEKNKPLTPALWMCYAGGVGFGGYAGYGDYIRRLRLFEVDTSNGRITTWKRVEHGDMTDGRLDQQIIVDGGKPIPPPPPPAPADGEEAPPPPPPPPPPPLPIPPHGGQR is encoded by the exons ATGCAGCTCAGCGCCGCTGTCGGCGTtaccttcctcgtcgtcttcctcctcgacagAAACTACAGAGTCCTCCCCAATGCCATCCACGGCTACATGCCCACCCACCATCCCGGGCTCGTCCTCACCGACATCACCATCGCCACCTGCTCCAGCGTCAACGTCTTTTCCTCGTGCGACCTTGACCCCAAAGTCTGGCATCGCATCGACAAGGAGCTCTACGTTGGACGCACCTGGACCTCGCGTGCCTACATGTTCGTCAGCCGCAAGCATGAGGACGACATCAAGCCCGACGACAGCGTCATCATGGACGTCGCCGTTGGCAGGCTCAACCCCGGCAAGCCCGACGATGCTGATCAGTGGGAGTCACGACCGGGAGGTCTATGGGTGAAGCGATCCAAGAAGAGAAAGTCGACGGATTCACCCGCCGTCGtaaccgacgccgacgtcctcttcggcgacgacgccgtcgaggcccgcgACGGCTGGGAAATCAAAGGCACACCCTTGCTGCTGAAGTCGAGTTCGAAAATCCTGAGCGTCCACCTCACCATCCACCGGGGCACCCAAAAGGAGCGCAAGAAGCCCAAGCCGAGGATCCCGGAGACGGGGCGCTTCAAGATTATGCAGATTGCCGACCTTCACCTCAgcaacggcgtcggcgtctgcCGCGAGGCCATCCCGGACAGCTACGGGGGTGGCAAGTGCGAGGCGGATCCGCGAACTCTCGATTTCGTCATCAagatgctcgacgaggagaagccAGACTTTGTCGTCCTCAGCGGCGACCAGGTCAACGGCAGCACCGCGCCCGACGCGCCTACC GCCATCTTCAAGATTGTGTCTCTGCTCATCAAGCGCAAGATTCCCTACGTCAGCATCTTTGGCAATCACGATGACGAACGGTCCATGTCGCGCGCCGGTCAGATGGCTCTCATGGAGTCCCTCCCCTTTTGCCTGTCGCAGGCCGGCCccgtcgaggtggacggCGTGGGCAACTACTACGTCGAGATTCTCGCCCGCGGCGGCTCCGACCACTCGGCCCTAACAATCTACCTCTTCGACACGCATTCCTACTCTCCCAACGAGAAGAAGTACCCCGGGTACGACTGGGTCAAGCCGAGCCAGATCGAGTGGTTCAAGCGCACGGCGTCGAAGCTCAAGGCGAACCACGAGGAGTACACGCATCGGCACATGGACATTGCCTTCATCCACATCCCCATGACGGAATACGCGAACCCCGACCTGCCCCGCGTGGGAGAGTGGAGGGAGGGCGTGACGGCGCCCGTCTTCAACTCGGGCTTccgcgacgccctcgtcgaggagggcatCGTCATGGTCAGCGCCGGACA CGATCACTGCAACGATTActgctccctctccctccagGGCGACCCGGATCCGGAAAAGAATAAACCTCTCACGCCCGCTCTGTGGATGTGTtatgccggcggcgtcggctttGGCGGATACGCCGGCTACGGCGACTACATCCGCCGCCTGCGCCTCTTCGAGGTGGACACGAGCAATGGTCGGATCACGACGTGGAAGCGAGTCGAGCACGGCGACAtgaccgacggccgcctcgaccagcagatcatcgtcgacggcggcaagccgatcccgccgccgccgccaccagcaccggccgatggcgaagaggctcctccaccaccacctccacctccaccgccgcccctGCCGATTCCTCCGCATGGGGGACAGCGCTGA